The window ACAATGCGACTAAGTACTAACAAAGATTCCATATACTTGATTAATAGTAATTATTATCAAATGGAAGATGATAAATAGAGCTTCTGAAACCTGATGGTATGGTCTAGAACGAAGCTCTTCAGACAGATGGGGAGCTTGTTTGGTCGTGTCAGAGAGCTTCTTTTCAACGTCTTTTCTCAAACCCTGAGCATCAGGCTCCAGTGGAGCAGCATCTCTCAGGGACTGACGTGGTTTCTTATCTGTCTCGGTACAGCCATCTCTAACATCCAAATCCTTCTTACTCAGAAGaacaccttcttcttcttcttcaggttTCCCATCTCTCTTGGATCTCTTAGGGCTAaagaacaaaacataaacaCGATCGTTTGTGAaactagtaataataataataataataataaataatactaGAAGAAGAAGGGAAAGGGATTATAAGCTCTAGTAAGAATGATTaagtttctcaaaaaaatgtgACCAAACTCAACTATTTGAGTttaggaaagaaaaaaagagtggAACTTTTAGTTGCTCTTGTTCATACTCTGCAATTTTAGTCTGAAGCGTAATACAAAACAATCACTCCCAACATTAAACAACAATTCGTATGCATTTTCGATTttctagaagaagaaaaaagacacGAGATTTGTACTTCAAAGCTAAACAATAACCATACCCACAAAACGAGGGAGATGAAGAGTAGAAGAGTGAAGAGGCAGACCTGGATTCGCGATCGAATCTAGAACGATCTCGTTTGGAGTCTGAATCTCTGCTCTCTCGCCTTGAtgtcatgtttctcttcttaacaaaacaaaatcaaaagagGGACAGAGTTTGTTTTAGGGCTTATACTCTCCATCTCCTCAATCTTTCATTTTACCCccttgtttttcttcaaccttGAGAAAAGCCCTTTAAGTTACCAAGTTTCCTGAAACCCCCCTCCAGTAGTTTAGATTTTTGAGGATTTAAGATTTCGTGGAATTTAGGTGAAAGTTGTTAAATTTTAGAgattttgattgattaataCCATGAGATGACATTCAAGTTCAAACGTAGTTCCATTTAAGTTTACATTTTAGCTATTTCACAATCAACTAAAGAAATTACTTTTAgaatggtttaggatttatggaTTCATTTATACACTACCCCAGAACTAAACTTATATGCATTTTCAAAATCTTGCAAAGAAGAAAATCATGTAGTGTAATTTCCAATTTGCTCTGTTTTATAATTTAACTATGCAAATATAGTAAGGTACATTATTCTCagtaatagaaaattaaaacccCCCACCCATAAAATCTCGTTAGTGTACAAATATTTTGGTAAGAGACATCATTCTTCCCAATATGCTTTGCTTGCTTGGTTGGAGTCATTCAAGCAAGCGCTTCTGCTTCCACCACCCGATGGCACCAACATAGAGGAATATACTCCCGATAAAACCTCCAATCACAGTCCACGCGAATCTCGTGGGACCAGCTTTCTCATCCTTGAACAGCTCTATGGTAATGTTCATCCCGAACACTCCAGCTACAGCGATAAATGCACTCATCACCAGAGTAGCTGTCGTTAGCATCACACCCATTTGCAGCAGATGATTCTGTTTGTCATCTAGCATTATGTTGATGTAGTCCTCTGTGTCATCCACGTACTCCCTTAGCTTTTTCCCCATTCAAACAACACAACAGCACAATTATGCATAAGCTGAAACATCATCACCTGACAAGAGTGTGTCTGATAAGTACTAACTGTGTACTACTTACTGTTGATAGTTTGTTCAGTGTACCATCGATCTGCACGAAATATGCTTCCAAAAGCATTTCAAGCTCTTCCACGTCGAACTTGTTGGTCATGGCACTCCTGGTTGAGCTAGTATGAGTCCCACGGCTGTTTCTGCTAAGCGCGCTATGAGTACTCATAAGAAGATCGTGGGCGTCCTCATTTGCTCGAAGGTAGCTTTCATCTCTGTTAGACTCCGAAGCAGATTCCGCAGGAAGCCTGGCAGGTTATGGTAACAAGGAAGATGTTAAACTTACATCAGAACAAATCAAAGGTAGTAAGTTTAGAAAGTCTGGTGCATGCCTGTCATCCTCATCTCCCTCAGGAAGATCAACCTCAACTGTATCGCTCTCATTCATAGAGGAAGCTGATGAATTCTCAAGTTTCTGAGCTAACTTCTCTGTAAGATACATCTCAGCCATATCTTCATCATCGTCTAGCAGATGTTCTAGTTCGTCCCTAACCTAGATCAAGTGAAGAGCGAGAAGGGTTTAGTTACCTCCTAGGATCACAACTTAGAGGAAACAAGAAGTGTATTAATCATAAGATCAAATGAGCTAATGGAAAGTCTGAATCATAACACCTTCTGAACACGTCCAGTTATTGCAACAAGCCTGCTCTTAATCTGTCGAACACGCTCCAAGTTAAGGGTACTGATCTTCGAAGTAAGCTTATCCAAGGCTGGATGAGCCTCCAACTCCAATCTTACGGCCTACACATTAGAGAAGAATCAATGCAAATACCACACAGTATAAGGTGTACTAGAGCCTTAACCATaagagcatatatatatatacctcacTTTCCAAACTGCTGGATGCAGCTTCAAGACAAGCTTCAAGAGCAACAAACTCAAAAGGAAGAACCTTGGATCCATCTTGATTCTCAAGGCTCTGCTTCGCATCCTTCTTGGCTTCATCCCCAAATAATAATGGCGTCCCATCTCCTCCTCCTTGCGCTTGATCCATCTCTCCCTCATAGTTCTCTTCCTCCTTCACAAAACGCAATACAAAGAAACCAGAGAGTAGTTACTATCTATAACTTaacaatcatcatcatcatcttcaataTAACATCACCATTGCATTTGCATACTACAGCTTAACAACTTCTTGAACATACTACAGCACAACGCATACAATACAATCATTAGGCATAAGTTACCAAACCCTAATTTCTACAACTACCTTAGGCTTAGTAGCACGATAGTGACAGAGAATCCTCCTCTGCAACTCATCGATAAACGGCGCCACAGAAGGATCCTTCGAATTAAGCAGCAAAACCTCCTGAGCCGTGATGATCGCCTTGATATGCTCCAGATTGATCACAatcgctctctctctccccaGCACAGTCGACGGATACGACAGGAGCGGATCGAGGATCCGAAGATCTCGCGCCGGTAGCCCCGTTCGCCGCATGATGGCGTGTTTGCCGACTTCCGTCGTCTGCGCCTGGCCTCTCGAGCAGAGCACCAGCCATGTCCTCACGCCCACGCCTTTCTTCCGGGCGCCGGCGGGGTACGTCGGCGTCGGTTGGCCGGTGATCGGCGTGGATGGATTCGTCTCGAAATCTTCCGGCCTAGGGCCTCCTCTCATGGCGGCGTTACGATGATTGTGATGATCACTGTGAAGTTCCGATGGCGATGATTCTGAAATTGGGAATTAATTAATAATCGGCTCGTCAGCCAAACCGGTTAGAATCGGTTGAAGAAACCGGTTTTGTAGTTTTCCCCCAACATAAAACCGGTTGTAGCGTTTCCACAAAACCGAACCGCGGTGaagagtttgttttttttgcttttcacAGTTTACGGTGAGACGACTTTTAACTGGCGAGTTGAAAATTTTACTGAGAAAGCGaccctgaatttttttttttgaaatttgtagtAATATCCGTTCAGCTAAACCTCACCCAATAAACCCCTTCATTTTGCAGGGCTTTCATGGCTTAAATTGtggtttttataatttatagtgcATCTTCTAAGTTCGTTTGattgtaagtaaaaaaaatagaacatgGATGGATAATACGAAATATCacagatataaaaaaatttcttcaacAAATACATTTTATTAGAAATCACTTGAACTACTTACTAATTTCTACATACCTAACCAAGATGCCTTGGACTAGTGGCACTTGAGGAATAACTCTACAGTTCCTAGAACCCACAAAATAGTCGGTTGAACTTGATCGCTGGAtggttaattaaaaaaaaaattctatatacccaaaataattttgtagaacatcaattgtttttttcaCAAGAAATTACATTCACCAAAAACCTGAACTcgtgttttttttatctcataCTTTTGATCTCTAAAATAGTTAAGCGTATCTCCATTAGGTGTGCTTCaataatcccttatatattaaaggagaagcattgtaataactgtattcacactataatagacacgtggcagcctcacaatgatttgataataaatatgctaacgcgttcacactatattcataaatgtgttcacactatatactttatatttttaatataaaactcatatgcatggttccaataaaactttagatttttcatttcgaatcaaaacaaataacgaatcaaaatctaaactatatatatatatatattatttttattgtttacggataaagtcaggcaaaatatttctaaattttgattcgattcgtaatccgttttgatttgaacaaaaaaatatggatatccgtaactctaAATCAGttactaaaatacaataaaaaaaaacaaatcacaaattctaatatttttaggaacggatatcaaatttgatattttatatgcatatatatacatatatgtacagaattatatatatatatatgttatatatattatagtttatataagtttacaatattttatgaattaaatttattataataggtattaaagtttaaaaagttaaataatattttattttgtaataaaatgttattattaaaattttcaattattctataaattttattttatttacagatcaaataggatattctttaaaattctaaatcatttcggTTATCAGAGTCACTGACTATCCATGTGGCTAAAGATTAAATCGACTTGAATGCCTCCAAATACCCAGATATTCGATCTGTGTCCACCTCTATTTACGAATAcaattgatttttctttatatgaaaaaaaattcactaaagTCAAGgcctttataattttttaattaattttaattttatctttcatatattatttagaacaaaaatgtcattcaatattaattaacaatatctttatatatttgtcatttattcttatatacttttacatacatatACATGTGCACCTTAATGTGAGCACtttataagtatttaccaccactgaagtatctattttttttttgaaagttgaactattttttttcttaatgattctttcactaccgaccaaattgtagtgaaatgatttgtcttaataatttttttttcttgatctcTTATCCGCTTACAAACTAtgatatgaaaccattggttcgacatgacgattatctaaaatttataacatgaaaataaacaaataatagtaatttttttatttttaccaaaaaactaaaaaatcaaacattctaacaaaacaaaccaaaataaatattaatttaaaataatggttatattttagaagattaaaaaccaaaaaataacttaaaatcgAACCGATATCcaaattaaacagatttaatgtgtttttattaaaaataacaaaactaataatcacattccgcgcaaggcgcgggttattacctagtataTACTAAAATACTTTCAATTCTTCGAATATacattttcctttttcttcagTGTCATATCACTACTTAGAAATGTCAATCTTCTTTACTGACTTGCATCGCATCGCAAATTATCTTTTATTGTGCGCCTCAATTTTCTTGATCGCTTACAATCTTCCAATTTTTGTCATCACACGTCAACTTATCTCTTATCTTTCAGGTCCAAACACAACCAGCACATCGAATATAACCTGAAAGATGCATTTTAATGGTTAGGGTTTGCAGAAATAAAACACAAAGTCCAGAGTTCAAAACAAAGACGAAGAGTTTTGACTAAGACGAAAAATTGGTATGCAAAACATTGATAAACCGGTAAAAGATCAAGAGAAGAACCCCCATCAACTCGGCGAATGGCGTGATAAAATCTACAAAATTCTTAGTAATGGTCGAAAAGTTTCTGAAACTATCTGATGGAAAAACACATGTGCCGTTTTATCAAAACAAGTGATAAATTTGATTCCATTCAACCCAACTGGGTCCACTATTCTGAGGGAAACCTGCAAATCCGAACCACGATTCGCGGGGAATAGTTCAGGATATTAGCGGTGCTTGCAGTCAGCTAGTCGTGAACCAACATCGAAGATCTGCATCTCTAACTTTAGGACCATATAATACACACATGAAACAGACATCTGAAGAGACAAAGATAAATGGTTTGTATTATCGTTGAAGTCACTCTTCAAGACCCTTTTCTTAAACTTCACATCTTGTTCTAATTATTGGGTGGAAAACACTTGGCTCACTCTTATATGGACGCAAGTAAAAAAGAGATGGTCCTTATAAACTTTAGCACATGGACATTTAACGTCACAGTTAAAATACCCACCAACTCATGTCATCAATAAGTTTTAGAATCAAATGGCTtaggtaaataaataaacaactcTTTCCCGCCTATAAAAACAACCCCATGCACTGTCTTCTCGTCCATAAGAGCgcaaaaaacaaagaaagatgAGTGTAAGAAGATTTGTGAGCGTCTCTCTTCTAATAGCAGCTCTAGTTTCATCACTATGCGAGTCTCAGAAGAATTTTGCGTGTGACAGAAATGATCCCGCCACGGTTAAGTACACTTTCTGTAAGGCCTCCTTGTCGTACGAGGCACGTGCCAAAGATTTGGTCTCACGTCTCTCACTTACGGAAAAAGTCCAGCAACTGGTTAACAAAGCCACCGGAGTTCCAAGGCTCGGTGTTCCTCCGTACGAGTGGTGGTCGGAAGCTCTTCATGGCGTCTCCAACGTTGGACCAGGGGTAAAAAAGTTACATAGTTCACAGTATctctcaaaatattttatatcctGTTATAAAAAactgtatatttaataattttgaaaattaatatccCAATTtgtaaatgtttatttttttttttgaaattatagatcctaaacttaaaaatgtaattaattttttaaaattcaaatctatacatttttttttttaaattagattttgttagaGTCTTGGTATTTCAGTTGCAAGACCACCCTAGTAGTTCATGATTTGTTTTGTAATGAAACGCTTATGTTTTTgagttgtttcttttttaaggTGCGGTTCAACGGGACGGTGCCTGGAGCTACGAGCTTCCCGGCCGTGATATTAACTGCGGCGAGCTTTAACACATCGTTATGGCTAAAAATGGGAGAAGTGGTTTCAACGGAGGCTCGAGCCATGCACAACGTTGGACTCGCTGGTCTCACGTATTGGAGTCCAAACATTAACGTCTTCAGAGATCCAAGGTGGGGTCGTGGCCAAGAGACGCCAGGTGAAGATCCTCTCGTTGTTTCCAAATACGCCGTGAACTACGTTAAGGGTTTACAAGACGTTCACGACGCCGGAGGAAAATCACGGCGGCTTAAAGTGTCGAGCTGCTGCAAGCATTACACTGCTTACGACCTTGATAACTGGAAAGGCATCGATAGATTCCACTTTGACGCCAAGGTGACGAAGCAAGACTTGGAAGACACGTATCAGCCACCATTCAAGAGCTGTGTAGAGGAAGGAGATGTGAGTAGTGTGATGTGTTCTTACAATAGGGTTAATGGCATCCCAACTTGTGCTGATCCTAATCTCCTTCGTGGCGTTATCCGTGGCCAATGGCGTCTTGATGGGTCAGTCTTTGTTTATTACTATTTAACAAGAACCAGTTTGAGATCAAAGATCAAGTTATTAGAAACTTTCTTGGTGGCAGGTACATAGTTTCGGACTGTGATTCCATCGAGGTCTATTTCGACTCCATTCATTACACTAAGACACGTGAAGACGCTGTTGCTCTCGCTCTCAAAGCAGGCAAAGTTCTTTAGATGATTCTAACAAATAACCATTACATTGTTTTTGAGCATAGCCAAGTGAAACATTGGCTTTGAGTCCCCCAAAAATTTGGAGTTAATACTTAAGATATATAAGTTAGTATACGTATCATCTTTGAGatgtaaaatgtgttttcttgttttgaaaCAGGTTTAAACATGAACTGTGGAGATTTTCTGGGTAAGTACACAGAGAATGCAGTGAACCAAAAGAAACTGAACGGATCAGAGGTTGATGAAGCGCTGATTTACAACTACGTTGTTCTCATGAGGCTCGGATTCTTCGATGGCGATCCTAAATCGCTTCCATTTGGCCATCTTGGACCGTCTGATGTTTGCAGCAACGACCATCAGATGCTTGCGTTAGAAGCCGCAAAGCAAGGGATTGTGCTGCTTGAGAACAGAGGAGACCTTCCCTTATCGAAAACCGCGGTTAAGAAACTAGCTATCATAGGGCCAAACGCAAATGCTACAAAGGTAATGATTAGTAACTATGCAGGTGTGCCTTGTAAGTACACAAGCCCGTTACAAGGGATGCAAAAGTACGTACCAAAAGGGGTTGTTTACCAGCCGGGGTGTAAAGATGTAAAGTGCGGTGACCAAACGCTGATCACAGCAGCAGTTAAAGCCGCATCAGAGGCTGATGTGACGGTTTTGGTGCTTGGATTGGATCAGACGGTGGAAGCAGAGGGTCTGGACCGGGTTAACCTAACCcttcctggctatcaagaaAAGCTGGTGAAAGATGTGACTAATGCTGCAAAGAAAACTGTTGTATTGGTCATAATGGCTGCTGGACCTATTGATATCTCATTTGCCAAGAATCTGAGCAAGATTCGCGCGGTTTTATGGGTTGGTTATCCTGGTGAAGCTGGAGGAGACGCTATAGCTCAAGTCATCTTTGGTGACTACAATCCTTGTAAGGCTCttaacccctaaaccctaattaaacCCTAGATACAGTTTACGTGCTTATTTGTGTTTATTGTTCGCATCAGCTGGGAGAGTACCAGAGACATGGTACTCACAAGAGTTTGCGGAAAAGGTTGCTATGACGGACATGAACATGAGACCTAACTCCACTTCAGGCTTCCCTGGAAGATCTTACAGATTCTACACAGGGAAACCAATTTACAAATTTGGACATGGACTAAGTTACTCTTCTTTCTCTACCTTCGTCCTCTCAGCTCCATCAACCATACATATCAAAACAAATCCAATCTTGAAACTAAACAAGACAACACCTATCGATATCTCCACGGTTAATTGCCAAGATCTCAAGGTTAGGATCGTTATTGGAGTCAAGAACCATGGGTCAAGGTCCGGGAGCCACGTGGTGCTCGTGTTCTGGATACCACCAGAGTCTTCAAAGTCTCTGGTGGGTGGTACCGTGCCACATACGCAACTGGTAGGGTTTGAGAGAGTAGAAGTTGGGAGAAGCATGACAGAGAAAGTTACCGTTGAGTTTGATGTATGCAAAGCACTTAGTCTGGTGGATACTGACGGTAAAAGGAAACTAATCCCTGGATACCACAAGCTTGTTATTGGATCTAACAGCGACCAACAAATCATTCATCATCTCAACGTTAGGTTGGCTGGAGATTCAACGGTTTCTTTCTGAAAAGACAAACAGATCCCATAGATATTGTTGTCAAAGTCAATACTGTAATGCTATCATCATATATGACTAAagactaaataaaatatttggtaTATTGAACCAATAGTAGTCAATACAatacaaagaaaattttgatttttcttctaATGTCacatgatataaatattttgtttctgtaagatgtttttattttcatatagaaacaaaaaaaattatataatggaGGGGTTAATTCCATACTTGATTCATGCTATCAATAGACGATGTCTATATAGGATCGAGCCGTAGCTACCGACCATTGATGATGGACAAGAAGGTTCTTCGTTGCAGGGATCTTCTCACAAGCCACCTGTTTTGGTCAAGAGGCTGTAACTGGTTACCAATTTAAGGAATATCATGAATGaatgaaatttaaaagaatGGAATGTAGATGAATGGAATAAAGTAAGTTAtggaataaaaataattgaatttcaTTCTACTCATTCCACTTATTCATgaacttttttaattataaatgttttataactacattccattttttttcaGACATTCCAAAAAGAATCATtggaatgagattttttttgttccattcaaatggtaaaaaaaaatggaatttgTAGGAATAAACCATTCCAAACAATTTCATTCCAAAAACTTGTAATCCAATTGCACTGTCTTCTCAGAATATAGCAATAAAGCCTCAGCTTGCAGATAAACGATGAGCTTTCTAtgtgaaagaaacaaaattaaaaatctgatcGTTCTATATACACCTGTAATCAAATTGTAATAAGCTTCAGGTACCAGTCAATtctgaaattaattatttatttagttatcaTGTTAATGTTTCATAAAAATCAGTTAATCAAATACAACAAATAAattgtttgttttggtttaaCTGACTTATTGTATACAATAAAATTAAGTCATCGTCTATCTTGTTAATGAAGATAGATATGTATAGTAATGTAGACAAATAGAATAAAAttagtaaaacataagaaacaTGATAATTTGCTGAGTAAGGCCTATCAGAAAGTTCAACATACAGTAGAACCTCCCAAATTGGAtctattcaaaatttgacacaaatcgataaataataagataatatattttttagaaaattctgtgtaaatatatagtccgattaaaattttaaattaataatttatatatatgcatatttttttatataaataataacctattattatattgtttgttttatattcccaattgatttatctttatattttcttaacacttaatataattttgatgagattaattaatattatatctaaaaccacatttaagttctataatatatatatatatatatattatatacatcaaataatagaataaaaataatataaatgtcaaatttcaaaaaataacagttaatgtctatacacttttttgaaatttgacatttatattatttttattctattatttggtgcatataatatcaaatatttttttatcttagaataaatatatcttaaaataaaaaaatctaaataaaaaaactttataaattaatatttttataaattaataaaattgcaAAGTCCCCACCTTATTAATGTGCCTCCCTTTATTCATTTCACATAACAACTTGCGACTTTTGAGGCGCACGTTAAATCATATCACGAAACCATCAACCGGAAACAACTAAACAATCCTTCAAAATAATGTTATCTGGCAATGTCACAGTACCAGACCATTCAATCCTCCCACTGATTTCTTCTCCTACCCTATCTAATGCGATCAATTTACACGTAAGATCTTTCTTGTTGGGATCAATATTACGTAGTGGCCAGAAAAACGCTATCGTTCCTTCGTATTCCACCATTTTAACAGCAGCAAATGAATTCAGTTCTAACTTCCCATCCTTGCCATCACGGTCAACCACTCTTCTCCAAACCTTGAACTTTGTGTTAAACCACATTAACCCATTCCACTTAAAACAAGCGTAGAGCACATTCTCTACCATGTTGGGATCGTGAAATCCCGTGTCCAACTCTATCTTATcttattagtacgatattgtccattTTGGGCTTTAGAGGCtggcccgcatggatttacttttggtttccttcccaaaaggcctcaTACTATTAGAGTTGAACTTCTCTGTATATATTAGACTTTTCTTTGTCTAAtatccaatgtgggacttaacTTGTTATCTCACATTCTCCCCCTCAAGCTAAGGACCACATTCATCTCGTATGTTTCCTTCGGCGAATCATCTTCGGCACCACCTTGTACCAGTAATCGCAGGGCTTTCTTTTTAGAATGTTTCTCCCACAACACATCACAGGTTCCATGATCTTCTGACGTTTCTGCAACATACCTTCTCTTTTTGTCTTCTACCCGTTCTTACTTAAAGGGTATTTTAgtcttcttgcagatttctcgtcaacctggctctgataccaattgttgggattgtgaaatcccgtgtccaactctatcttatcttattagtacgatattgtccactttgggccttagaggctggcccgcatggatttacttttggtttccttcccaaaaggcctcaTACTATTAGAGTTGAACTTCTCTGTATATATTAGACTTTTCTTTGTCTAAtatccaatgtgggacttaacTTGTTATCTCACATACCACACACAAGAACTTCTCGTCATCACCTACACTTAGTATCTCCGTTTCTTCATTGTTTATACCTTCTCTCGGACTATACGTGCTGACTCTCCCATCCCAGTTCACCATATAAACCTTTTCCTCAAGAGTCGCACTAAACCAGGATTCACATTTCAATTTCCCCTCGCCTGCGAAGTCCCAGGTTTGCGTTTCTGGATCAAACTCTTCCACTTGGCTATCTTCTTTACTTCCTCCAATTACGTGTATCTTCCTGTCGACCACTCCCACTGCTACTTTGACATCCGACCGACACACTTTCATGCTTGGAGCCGTCTTTAAATGACCAGATCGAGTATCAAGGATCCAAAGCTGCATGGAGGGA is drawn from Brassica napus cultivar Da-Ae unplaced genomic scaffold, Da-Ae ScsIHWf_1842;HRSCAF=2478, whole genome shotgun sequence and contains these coding sequences:
- the LOC106411300 gene encoding magnesium transporter MRS2-3 isoform X2, translating into MRGGPRPEDFETNPSTPITGQPTPTYPAGARKKGVGVRTWLVLCSRGQAQTTEVGKHAIMRRTGLPARDLRILDPLLSYPSTVLGRERAIVINLEHIKAIITAQEVLLLNSKDPSVAPFIDELQRRILCHYRATKPKEEENYEGEMDQAQGGGDGTPLLFGDEAKKDAKQSLENQDGSKVLPFEFVALEACLEAASSSLESEAVRLELEAHPALDKLTSKISTLNLERVRQIKSRLVAITGRVQKVRDELEHLLDDDEDMAEMYLTEKLAQKLENSSASSMNESDTVEVDLPEGDEDDRLPAESASESNRDESYLRANEDAHDLLMSTHSALSRNSRGTHTSSTRSAMTNKFDVEELEMLLEAYFVQIDGTLNKLSTLREYVDDTEDYINIMLDDKQNHLLQMGVMLTTATLVMSAFIAVAGVFGMNITIELFKDEKAGPTRFAWTVIGGFIGSIFLYVGAIGWWKQKRLLE
- the LOC106408734 gene encoding probable beta-D-xylosidase 5, producing the protein MSVRRFVSVSLLIAALVSSLCESQKNFACDRNDPATVKYTFCKASLSYEARAKDLVSRLSLTEKVQQLVNKATGVPRLGVPPYEWWSEALHGVSNVGPGVRFNGTVPGATSFPAVILTAASFNTSLWLKMGEVVSTEARAMHNVGLAGLTYWSPNINVFRDPRWGRGQETPGEDPLVVSKYAVNYVKGLQDVHDAGGKSRRLKVSSCCKHYTAYDLDNWKGIDRFHFDAKVTKQDLEDTYQPPFKSCVEEGDVSSVMCSYNRVNGIPTCADPNLLRGVIRGQWRLDGYIVSDCDSIEVYFDSIHYTKTREDAVALALKAGLNMNCGDFLGKYTENAVNQKKLNGSEVDEALIYNYVVLMRLGFFDGDPKSLPFGHLGPSDVCSNDHQMLALEAAKQGIVLLENRGDLPLSKTAVKKLAIIGPNANATKVMISNYAGVPCKYTSPLQGMQKYVPKGVVYQPGCKDVKCGDQTLITAAVKAASEADVTVLVLGLDQTVEAEGLDRVNLTLPGYQEKLVKDVTNAAKKTVVLVIMAAGPIDISFAKNLSKIRAVLWVGYPGEAGGDAIAQVIFGDYNPSGRVPETWYSQEFAEKVAMTDMNMRPNSTSGFPGRSYRFYTGKPIYKFGHGLSYSSFSTFVLSAPSTIHIKTNPILKLNKTTPIDISTVNCQDLKVRIVIGVKNHGSRSGSHVVLVFWIPPESSKSLVGGTVPHTQLVGFERVEVGRSMTEKVTVEFDVCKALSLVDTDGKRKLIPGYHKLVIGSNSDQQIIHHLNVRLAGDSTVSF
- the LOC106411300 gene encoding magnesium transporter MRS2-3 isoform X1 produces the protein MRGGPRPEDFETNPSTPITGQPTPTYPAGARKKGVGVRTWLVLCSRGQAQTTEVGKHAIMRRTGLPARDLRILDPLLSYPSTVLGRERAIVINLEHIKAIITAQEVLLLNSKDPSVAPFIDELQRRILCHYRATKPKVEEENYEGEMDQAQGGGDGTPLLFGDEAKKDAKQSLENQDGSKVLPFEFVALEACLEAASSSLESEAVRLELEAHPALDKLTSKISTLNLERVRQIKSRLVAITGRVQKVRDELEHLLDDDEDMAEMYLTEKLAQKLENSSASSMNESDTVEVDLPEGDEDDRLPAESASESNRDESYLRANEDAHDLLMSTHSALSRNSRGTHTSSTRSAMTNKFDVEELEMLLEAYFVQIDGTLNKLSTLREYVDDTEDYINIMLDDKQNHLLQMGVMLTTATLVMSAFIAVAGVFGMNITIELFKDEKAGPTRFAWTVIGGFIGSIFLYVGAIGWWKQKRLLE